CGACGCGAAAAAAGATGCACCAGACGCGTGAGTTTGGAAAGACCGATAATATGTTCATGTGAGATATAGCCGACATAGACCACGCCGTAAAACGGCAGGCAGTGATGTTCGCAGAGAGCGAAAAAGCTAATCGGGCCTTCGATTATCTGACTCAGGCGACAATCAGGCCCGCCGCGGCACTCGGTTTCAAACACCTTGACTAATTTTGCGTCGCCGTCATAACCCTCAGTCGACTCGATAAGAGCCTTGATAAAACGGCGGGGCGTTTCCTCTGTGGCGGCGGTATTCAAATTCAGCCCCAGTGCGGCGAATATCTCGGCGGCATATCCCTCGAATTTGCGGATTTGTTCGTCACTGATCTGGCGTTTTTTAACCTTCAGGAAATTATTTTCGTCAGCGATTACATGCTCGTCAGCGTTCATACTCAAAGCCCTCTTTTCTTTTTTAAATGATAGATGAAAGGAAATTACTTTTTTTCATCTCATGGTTATTTTAGAAAAAACAAAGAAATATTACAAATTATTTTTATTTCATCATTATGTCAACATGACTTGTGACGTGTTTGCTTTTGAATATATTTGCCTAACCTTGACGTCTCCTGTTTTGGAGAGTAGACTAAGACTCAACATTTCCATTTTCCTGTTTGCAAGATCTTGAGGAGCACAAATCGATTGTCGCCGCGTTGGAGAAGCTCTTAGCGGCAGCGAAAAAAGCGAACAAGGTGGAATACGTGGAGTTCGCCAAAGAACCGATGCATCACGGGCAAACTGAACAGGAGGTGTCGTACATTCATTATGTCGAGG
This window of the Nitrospirota bacterium genome carries:
- a CDS encoding GTP cyclohydrolase I, with the protein product MNADEHVIADENNFLKVKKRQISDEQIRKFEGYAAEIFAALGLNLNTAATEETPRRFIKALIESTEGYDGDAKLVKVFETECRGGPDCRLSQIIEGPISFFALCEHHCLPFYGVVYVGYISHEHIIGLSKLTRLVHLFSRRFEVQERIGQQIADTLNQLLLPHGVAVYIEAHHLCVEMRGVKEISSISRTMFWRGNYDGDSALRAEFLAACGKKQ